One window of the Cryptomeria japonica chromosome 7, Sugi_1.0, whole genome shotgun sequence genome contains the following:
- the LOC131028394 gene encoding F-box/kelch-repeat protein At1g80440-like, with translation MNIIPGLPKDLGLQCLVKVPYKLHKHLRAVCKSWNAVLSSPNFYKERQHHNECEEGIAYFHIGDRPTDWEVIIYYPNGRWWERLPRTTEDFILDWQVCFKECNCVYVRSKQVLVAMGLLNKYDERATVLMFNFLSRTWRRGLNMPFRLWNRGRALSPSPQGLIYIAGCMRDGTNPHVVQFYVYNVEQNGWDFLPPINPDWVQNFCVAEFVDDMFYLLPSHARTAHIYDPHSRLWRTINIDSNGQGVDRIVSAFGNLYGFSCIESFGTDFVIVKQFDFANSSFIRVGQYPAQIYDVECAVLCGDYIFVIPMDFEDVYYQFNPSEIEEGKRWTEIEMPAEFPTENSVSATAVQI, from the coding sequence ATGAATATTATTCCAGGTCTCCCTAAAGATTTGGGATTGCAATGTCTCGTAAAGGTGCCATACAAACTCCACAAGCACCTTAGGGCCGTCTGCAAGAGCTGGAATGCTGTGCTGAGCAGTCCCAACTTCTATAAAGAGCGACAACACCATAATGAGTGCGAGGAGGGAATAGCTTATTTTCACATAGGAGACAGACCAACTGATTGGGAAGTAATTATTTACTACCCGAATGGGAGGTGGTGGGAAAGACTGCCCCGAACCACCGAAGATTTTATTTTAGATTGGCAAGTCTGTTTTAAAGAGTGTAATTGTGTATACGTTAGATCAAAACAAGTTCTGGTCGCCATGGGGCTTCTCAACAAGTACGACGAAAGAGCAACTGTTTTGATGTTTAATTTTTTATCTCGCACCTGGCGGCGGGGGCTGAACATGCCTTTCCGTCTTTGGAACCGTGGACGCGCACTGTCACCATCTCCTCAAGGTCTTATCTATATTGCCGGTTGTATGCGCGATGGTACCAATCCCCATGTAGTCCAATTTTATGTATACAATGTAGAGCAAAACGGGTGGGACTTTCTACCTCCCATCAATCCCGATTGGGTTCAAAATTTCTGTGTTGCTGAGTTTGTGGACGACATGTTTTATCTACTTCCCAGTCATGCGCGTACCGCGCATATTTATGATCCCCACTCACGACTATGGAGAACCATAAATATAGACAGTAACGGCCAAGGTGTTGATAGAATTGTATCTGCTTTTGGGAACTTGTATGGGTTTTCGTGTATAGAATCTTTTGGGACAGACTTTGTAATCGTGAAACAATTCGATTTCGCCAACAGCTCATTTATTAGAGTTGGACAATATCCTGCCCAGATTTATGATGTTGAATGTGCCGTATTATGTGGTGATTATATATTTGTAATTCCCATGGACTTCGAAGATGTTTACTACCAATTTAATCCTTCCGAGATAGAAGAAGGAAAAAGATGGACTGAAATTGAAATGCCCGCAGAGTTTCCAACAGAAAATTCCGTATCGGCTACTGCTGTGCAAATATGA